The DNA segment GCAGGGCCGTCGGTGAGCTCGGCGAGCCGCCAGGCCGAGGACCCCTGGTCGACGCGCTCGGCGAGGAAGGCCCGTGCGGCGGCCAGCGCCAGCGCGACGGCGTCCGCGGGCGCGGCCCGCAGCCCGGAGTCGGTGCCGGCCAGGATGAGCGCGACGGTGCCGGGGGAGAGGGCGAGCAGGCCGACGTCCCCGCCCAGCCCGGCGACGTCGCCCCGGCCGTCGTCCAGGGTGGCGAGGAACCGGCCGGGCAGCCCGGCGAGGACGGGGTCGGCCCGGAGCCCGGCGTCCAGGTCGCGCACCCACGGCCGGACGTCGACGTGGCCCGCGGCGGTCCGGCCGGACAACGTGCTGGCCAGCACGTTCCGCACCCGCTCGTGCGTCTCGCTGGGCAGCAGCCCGGCGTCGGCCAGCCGGGCGCCCAGCTCGGCCTCCGCGCCCGGCGCCAGGCCGCGCAGCTGCAGGTTGCCGCGGCTGGTCAGCTCCAGGTGCCCGTCGCCGAGCTCGCGCGCCGCCGCCGCCAGCGCCCGCAGCTGCTCGGCGTCCAGCGTGCCGCCGGGCACCCGCACCCGGGCGAGCCCGCCGTCGGCCGCGGCGTGGGTCTGCAGCGCGCCGGGGCAGGCGTCGACGCGGTCCCGGGAGGGTGCGGCGGCGGGGAGGGCGGGAGATGACATGGCGCCCGCGAGGCTACTTCCCACCCGCCCCGGGGGCTCACCCCCGGCCGCCGCCCTCCGCAGGCGGTCGCCGGCCCCGGCGCCGGCGCTCCCGGTGGGGAGCGGCGCGGTCGGGTCGGCCCGGATCGCAGAAGGAGAGCAGGGCCAGCCCCCGCCCGGACGTCGATGCCACGCTCGTGCCGTCAGCCCAGCGACGCGCGGTCGAAGGACATCCACACCGCGCGCCGGTCGGCCCGGGTGCGCACCTCGGCCATCGCCGTCACCCGGCGCTGCTGGTCGGGGGTGGCGCGGTGCTCGACCACGGCCAGCTCTGCGTCGCGCATGGCGCGCTCCGCGGCCCGCTCCGCAGGGGTCTCGGGCAGCTGCTGGCTGGTGTCCTCGTCGTCGGGGACGTCCCCGCCGCCCTCGGCCCGGTAGGGGCTGTCGGGGGGCAGGTTCCCGCTCACCCGGCCGTAGGCGCCCAGGGTCAGCAGCACCAGCCCGGCGACGATCGAGAAGATCACGTTGGCCATGGAGAAGGCCAGGACGTTCAGGTCGGTCTCCAGCACCGCGAGGTTCGCCAGCGCGGAGACCAGGAACAGCACGCCGATGACCAGCATCGTCGTGGACGCCACCCGGGAGCTGCGGAACGCCGCGACGACCAGGACGAGTGCGGTGACCAGCGAGATGGTCGACAGCAGCCCGTTGGACGACAGCCCGGCCACCCGCTGGCCGTCGGTGGAGAAGTAGGCCAGGCCGTTGACGAGGCCGAGGACGCCGAACGCGGCGATCACCGCGGCGACGACGACCGCGCCGATCCGGTGGACGGCGGGGACGAGCCCCGCCTCCTCCCCGTCGGCCGAGGAGGACCAGTGCGGCAGGTGCAGGGCGTGGGTCATCTCAGGAACTCCGGAGGGGAGTCGGTACCGGGGCCGGGTGGCGTCCGGCGACGGTGAGCTACCCACTCAGTGCGGATCAACTCGGTTGGACACGACTTTTCCGGTTCCGCTGCCCCGATCCCGGTCGGGAAGCTCTGCGGCCGACGTCTGGTTGGGGGCCGTGGAAGGAGCGCCATGACCCAGCCCGACGCCCGTCAGCCGCACGACATCGACCTGCACTCCGAGTACCTCCGCGCCGACCTGTTCCTCGCCATGGGCCAGCCCATCGAGGCGGCCAAGGTGCTGGAGGGGGTGCTCGAGGCCGAGCCGGACAACCAGGCCGCCCTCGAGCTGCTCGCCCGCAGCTACTTCGGGTCCGCCCAGCTCACCCGGGCCGAGACGTCGCTGACCCGCCTGGTGGAGCTGGCCCCGGCCAACGGCTGGGCCCGCCGGGCGCTGGCCCGCACGCTGGAGCGGCAGAGCCGCGCGGCGGACGCCACCGTGCACCACCGGGTGGCCGACGCGCTCGGCGCCTGACGAAGGACCTGCTCACCCACGGGGCGGCACCCTCCCGACGAGGGTGCCGCCCCGCGTCACGTCCCGAGCCCGGCGCCGAAGGTCCGGGCGTCCGACCGGCGGCGCAGCCTGCCCAGCACCCGCCCGGCGGCCAGCACCGCGGGGTGGGGCAGGGCCAGGTGCCGCTCCGCACCGGTGGGCAGGCCGGCCATCACCCAGCCCAGGGCGGCCGGGACGTCCCGCGCCCGGTACTGCGTGGCCAGGTGGTCGCGGTCCACCCGGTCCCAGTCCGACTGCTGCAGGTGCTGCTGGACGAGCACCATCCCGACCCGTTCCTCGTGGGCCAGGTGCGCACCGAGCGTCGCCTGCAGGCCGTCGACGGCGGCGCACAGCCGCGGGTGGGTGCTCGGTGCCACGGACCCGGCGGCGAGTGCGCGCAGCCCGGCCGTGCACCCGGCCAGCAGGGGGTCGAGATCGGCGTGCTCCGCCTCGAGGGCGGCGAGGGCGGCGGGGTCCGCGCCGCGCTCGGCGAGCAGCGGCCAGAGCCCGGCGTCCTCGCCGGCATGGTGCTTGTGCAGGACGTCGGCGAACAGCGTGAACCGGCGGGACAGCCGGTTCCAGGTGACGAGGTCGGCCACCGGCGTGCGGGGGACCGCCGCGGCGAACGCGGCCAGGTCGCGCCGGAAGCCCCAGTGGACGAGGTACATCGTGGCGAGGTCGACCGGGCCGTCGGGTGCCGCGGCCTGACCGGGGACGCGGAGCGGGCTGGGGCTGCGGGACGCACGGAGCACGCGTCGACTCCTCGGGGCCGGGCGGGGGGGGCGCGGCAGGAGAGCCGCACGACCGGGTTACGGGCCCCGGCCCCTCCCGGTTCACCCCGGCGCACCGGCGGGGACGGTCGTACGGTGCGCCGTCGCAGCGCGTGACCCCGTCGCGGCGGAGGAGCAGGTCGGCTGCTAGACGACGAGGTTCAGCAGCAGGACCCCGATCAGGCCGACCACCGAGATCAGGGTCTCCATCACCGACCAGCTCTTGATGGTCTGCCCGACGGTCATCCCGAAGTACTCCTTGACCAGCCAGAAGCCCGCGTCGTTGACGTGGGAGAAGAACAGCGAGCCCGCGCCCACGGCGAGGGCGAGCAGCGCGACGGTCGGGGAGTCCAGCCCCTCGGCCAGCGGGGCGACGATGCCCGCCGCGGTGATCGTCGCGACCGTCGCCGAGCCGGTGGCCAGCCGGATGCCGACGGCGACCAGCCAGCCCAGCAGCAGCGGGGAGAGGTCGGCGCCCTCGGCGGCGTCGGCGATCAGACCGCTGATCCCCGAGTCGACGAGCAGCTGCTTGAACCCGCCGCCGGCGGCGACGATCAGCAGGATGCCGGCGATGGCGGGCAGCGAGCCGCCGATCGTGTCCGAGATGCGCTGCCGGCCGAAGCCGACCGCCGTCCCGAGGGTGAACATGGCGACCACGACGCCGATCAGCAGGGCGATGACCGGGGTGCCCAGCGTGTTGGAGACCGTCCGCAGCGCGGTGCCCTCGTCGAGGGTCAGCTCGCCGATGGCGCCGAGGCCCATCAGCACCACCGGCAGCAGCACGGTGGCGACCGTGGCCCCGAAACCGGGCTGACGGCGGGCGCCCTCGGCGGGGCGGGCGCTGTCGCCGGTGTCGAGGAGGTCGCGCTCCTCGGCGTCCGTCGTCCCGGCGCCGGCCGTGCCGGTCTCCCGGCCGCCCACCGCCGCGCCGACCAGCGCGGTCGGGGTGGCCACGTGCAGCCGCCTGCTGATGAAGCTGCCGAACACCGGCCCGGCGACGATGACCGCCGGGACCGCCAGGACCAGCCCGAACAGCAGCACCAGGCCCAGGCTGGCGCCGAGCGCGTCGATGGCGACGAGCGGCCCCGGGTGCGGGGGGACGAACCCGTGCAGCACCGACAGCCCGGCCAGGGCGGGGATGCCGACCCGGAGCACCGGCTGCTCGCTGCGGTGGGCGACCAGCAGCACGATCGGGATGAGCAGGACCACGCCGATCTCGAAGAACAGCGGGATGCCGATCAGCGCCGCCACCCCGCCCATCGCCCACGGGAGCGCCCGCGGGCTGACCCGGTCGACGATCCGGTTGACCACCCGGTCGGCGCCACCCGAGGCGGTGAGCAGGCCCCCGATCATGGCGCCGAGCGCGATGAGCAGCCCGACGTTGCCGACGGTGGAGCCGACCCCTGCGGAGAAGCTGGCGACGATGTCGCTGACCCCCACCCCGGCCACCACCCCGAGCACCGCCGACCCCAGGATCAGCGCGAGGAACGGGTGCACCTTGAGCACGGTGATCAGCACGACCACCACGGCGATGCCGAGCAGGGCGGCGACCACGAGCAGCGGCTGGCTGCTGGTGTGGTCGACCTCGGCGGCCAGGACGGTCATCGCTGCTCGGGCCGTGCGGTCGACGTCATGATCACAGTCTCGACCCGTTGGTTGCAGCGCAGCAACTGGACGCCGACGGTGACGGTGAGCAAGCGGACGAGTTCGATCAGCGATTGACCACGGGCGGTCAACACCGCACGCTGTCGCACACGAACCGCACAACCGGAGAGGGTCACAATGCCGTCACCCACGTCCCACCGCCGCACCGCGGCAGCCGGCGCCCTGCTGGCGCTGGGCCTGCTCGCGCCGGCGTTCACCGGCACCGCCCAGGCGGCGCCACCGCCGTCGGCGGGCGCGCAGGCCTCGATCGAGCCCGTGATCGACGCGAACTTCCCCGACCCCGACATCCTGGTCGTCGACGGCGTCTACCACGCCTACGCGACGAACAACGAGGGGCAGAACGTCCAGCACCAGACCTCGACGGACCTGGTCCACTGGACGCCGCAGCCCGACGCCGCGCCGGTGCTCGGCGACTGGGTCGGCCCGTGCTCCTTCGCCCCGGGCGGGGCGACCGACAACTGCGTGTGGGCCCCCGAGGTCAGCGCCGTCGAGGGCGGCTACGCGCTGTACTACACCGCGCGTGACGAGAGCTCGCAGCTCCAGTGCATCGGGGTGGCGACGTCCGCCTCGCCGAACGGCCCCTTCGTGCCCGTGGGCACCGAGCCGCTGGTCTGCCCCACCGGGCAGGACGGGACGCCGGCGCTCGGTGGCGCCATCGACGCCAGCACCTACCGCGAGGGCGGTCAGCTGTACCTGCTGTGGAAGGCCGACGGCAACTGCTGCGCGGGCAAGACGGCGATCATCTACCTCCAGCCGCTGTCGGCCGACGGCACCACGCTCACCGGCCCGCCGACCGAGCTGATCCGCCGCGACCAGCCGTTCGAGGGCAACGTCGTCGAGGCGCCGACGCTGGTGGAGCGGAACGGCACCTACTACCTCTTCTACTCGGCGAACGACTTCGCCGGGGGCGGGTACCGCACCAACTACGCCACGTCGACCAGCCTCACCGGGCCGTACGTGAAGTCGCGCACCGAGCTGATGACCACCGACCGGTTCCAGGGCGACGTCCGGGGCCCCGGGGGTCAGGACGTCGTCACCAACCCCGACGGCAGCACCTCGATCGTCTTCCACGGCTGGGACCCGACCTACTCCTACCGCGCGATGTACGTCAGCGACCTGGACTGGTCCGCGACCGGCGTCCCGTCGGTCGCGGCGGCCTCGACCCGCTACCAGGCCGAGGACGGCGTGGTCACGAACGCGCGGGTCGTGGCCGACGACACCGCCTCCGGGCTGGCCAAGGTCGGCGGGCTGGACGCTCCGGACAGCTCGGTGACGGTGCAGGTGTACGCGGAGAAGGCCGGACCGGCGACGCTGGGCATCCGCTACGCCAACGGGTCGGTGGACGCGACCGGCCCGGTGCTGGCGACCGACACCCTCACGGTGAACGGCCGCAGCGCCGGCACGGTGACCTTCCTGCACACCACCTGGGGCAACTGGCAGCTGCTGGAGCAGCAGGTGAAGCTGCAGAAGGGCTGGAACACGGTCACCCTGACCAAGGCCACGGCCTTCGCCGAGATCGACGCGATCGACGTGTACGCCGCCGACCACGGCCCCGCCCCGAGCGCCCCGCCGGTGGTCCCGGCGACCGCCGTCCGGTACGAGGCCGAGGACGGCGTGGTCACCCACGCCCGGGTCGTCGACGACCCCAACGCCTCGGCCGGGGCCAAGGTCGGCGGTCTGGACTTCGCCGACAGCTCCGTCACCCTGCAGGTGTTCGCGGACAAGGCCGGGCCGGCGACGCTCGGCATCCGCTTCGCCAACGGCTCGGACCGGGGCGGCTACCCGGTCGAGTCGACCGACACCGTCACGGTCAACGGCCAGGACGCCGGCGTGGTCACCTTCTGGCACACGCGCTGGGACAACTGGACGACGGTGGAGCACCCGGTGAAGCTGCAGAAGGGCTGGAACACGGTCACCCTGACCCGCGGCACCTTCTACGCCGAGCTGGACGCGGTCGACGTGTACTGACCGCGGCAGCCACGACGGGCCCTCGGCCGGGGAGCACCCCCGGCCGGGGGTCCGTCGTGCTCTCGGGGCCTGTGGTGTGCTGGGTGCTCCCCAGCGCCCCGACGCGAGCCCCCGTGCTCGGCCAGGAGAGACCCGCCCCGATGAACCGCCGCACCGCCCCGCGCCTGCTGCTCACCCTCGCCGTCGCCGTCTCGCTGACCGCGTGCGGCGGGGACGACGAGGGCTCCTCCGCCGCCTCGGGTGGGACGTCCTCGTCGTGCGAGAGCCGGCCGCCGACGACGGAGGCCCCGGCCGGGGTCTCGGCCGACCTCGCGGTGAAGCCGGAGGCGCCCTGCTACGACGCCGCGCCCCCGGCCGACCTGGTGGTCAGCGACGTGGTGGTCGGCACCGGCGCGGAGGCCGTCGCGGGCAGCACCGCCACGATGAAGTACGTCGGCGCGTTCTACGAGACCGGCGAGGAGTTCGACTCCTCCTGGAGCCGCGGGGCGGACGAGACCTTCCCGGTCACCGTCGGCGCCGGGCAGGTCATCGAGGGCTTCGACCAGGCGGTCGAGGGGATGCAGGTGGGCGGCCGGCGGATGGTCGTCATCCCCAGCGACCTCGGGTACGGCCCGAACGGCTCCGGGCCCATCCCCGGGGACGCGACGCTGGTCTTCATCATCGACTGCGTCGGCGTCGCCTGACCCGCGGCGTCAGAGCAATCGGGCGCGGCCGGCCTGCACCCCCGCGACGGCCTGGACGACCAGCACGCCGAGCAGCACGACCAGCGGCGCGGTCCAGCTGCCGGTCGCGTCGTGCAGGGCACCGAGCAGGATCGGACCCGCAGCGGCCAGGGCGTACCCGACCGACTGGGCCATCCCGGACAGGGCCGCGGCCTGGTGGTGGTCGCGGGTCCGCAGCCCGAACAGCGACAGGGCGAGGACGATGCACGCCCCACCGCCGGCGCCGGCGACGACGATCCACAGCAGGGAGGCCCCGGGCAGGGCCAGCTGGCCGGCGATCGCGGTGGCGAACAGCCCGGTCGCACCCAGGAGGAGCCACCGCTGGTCGGGGAAGCGGGGGATCAGCCGCGCCGTCGCCAGGTTGCTGAGCAGCCCGGCGACCTGCATGGCGAACAGGTGCCAGCCCGCCGCGGCGGCGGAGACGCCGTGGGCCCGTTCCACCGAGGGCCACCAGGTGATCAGCGTGTAGTAGATCGTCGACTGCATGCCCATGAAGACGGTGACCTGCCAGCCCAGGGCGCTGCCCCACGGTGACCGGTGCCGGACCGCGGCCGACGTCGCCGCTGGCGGGACGGTGCGGCGGCGCAGCTGGGGGAGGAAGACGGCCAGCGCGATCAGCCCGAGCCCGGCCCAGATGCCGAGCGCGAGCCGCCAGCCGTGCTGGGTGGTGCCGGCCAGGGGGACGGCGAACCCGGACGCCAGCGCCGCGGCGGCGCCCTGGACCGAGGAGTAGAGACCGGTGACCTGGCCGATCCGGTCCGGGTACTCCCGCTTGACCAGGGACGGCAGCAGCACGTTGATCACCGCGATGGCGATGCCGAGGAAGGCGGTGCCCACCCACAGCGCGGGGGTCGAGGGCAGCGAGCGGACCACCGTCGCCACCGCCAGGACGGCGAGCGCCGCACCCAGCGCCCGTTCGGTGCCGATCCGGCGGGCGAGGGCCGGTGCGACGGGGGAGACGACCGCGAAGGCGACGAGCGGGAGGCTGATCAGCACCGACGCGGTCGCACCGCCGATGTCCAGGTCGGTGCGGACGTCCTCGATGACCGGGCCGACCGAGGTGATCGCAGCCCGGAGGTTGGCCGCGATGAGCAGGATGCCGGCCAGCAGCAACCCGGAGCGGGGGGCCGCACCGACCCGGACACCGGTCGCCGTACCGCTCGCCATGGGGGGTCTCCTCGTCGTCGAGGCGGGCTGCCGACGGGTTTCGCTGGGCAACCGAGCCGCGGGTCACGGTAACCGGCGGCTGCCCGGGGGTCCGCCGGGTAGCGTCTGGGTCACCCACGGCAGTGCAGCAGGGAAGCCGGTGCGAGCCCGGCGCGGTCCCGCCACTGTGACCCCACCTCGGGGGAGCCAGACACCTCGGCTGCCGTGACCGACGACCCGGGGCGCGGACCCCGAGGGAGGCACGGCCTTGAGCTCTCGCACCTACACCCTGCTGTCGACGTCGGACACCGACCTGCTGTCGGCCCGGTCCTGCCCGGCCGACTGGCGGCTGGGCAACCCGACCCGGCTCGGCGCGGCCGGGATGGTCGAGCTCGCCATCGGCAGCGACCTCGTCGTGGTCCGGATCCTCGGGGTGCGGCGGCAGTACGAGGAGATGCTGGCCCCGCTGCTGGCCGGGCCGGCGCCGGTCGTCGTCCTCGGCGGGGAGACCGTGCCCGACGCCGAGCTGATGGAGCTGTCCACCGTCCCGATGGGCGTGGCCACCGAGGCGCACGGCTACCTCGCGCAGGGTGGCCCGGACAACCTGGCGCAGCTGCACCGCTTCCTCGGCGACACCGTGCTGCTCGAGGGCGAGGGCTTCGAGCCGCCGTCCGTGGCACCGGAGTGGGGGGTCCTGGAGCGGGAGAGCCGGGGGACCGGTCCGACCGTCGCCGTCCTGTACTACCGGGCGCACCACCTGTCCGGGAACACCGCCTTCGTCGAGGCGCTGTGCACGGCCATCGAGGACGCCGGCGGCCGCGCGCTGCCGGTGTTCACCGCCTCGCTGCGCACCGTCGAGCCGGGCCTGGTCGACGTCCTGCGCACCGCCGACGCCCTCGTCGTCACCGTGCTCGCCGCCGGCGGGTCGCGGCCGGCCACCGCGCAGGCCGGCGGGGACGACGGCGCCTGGGACGTCGGCGAGCTGGCGAAGCTGGACGTCCCGGTGGTGCAGGGGCTGTGCCTGACCTCGAGCCGGGCCGACTGGGCGGCCAGCGACGACGGGCTCTCCCCGCTGGACGTGGGCAACCAGGTCGCCATCCCCGAGTTCGACGGCCGGCTGATCAGCGTGCCGTTCTCCTTCAAGGAGACCGACGCCGACGGGCTGACCTCCTACGTCGCCGACCCCGAGCGGGCCGCCCGGGTCGCCGGCACCGCGGTCGCGCACGCCCGGCTGCGGCACACCCCGCCCGGCGAGCGCCGGATCGTGGTGATGCTGAGCGCCTACCCGACCAAGCACGCCCGGATCGGCAACGCGGTCGGCCTGGACACCCCGGCGTCCGTCGTCCGGCTGCTGGCCGCGATGCAGGGTCAGGGGTACGACATCGGCCCGTTCGACGGCCCGGACGCGCTGCCCGGCGTCGCAGACCTGGACGGCGACGCGCTGGTGCACGCGCTCATCGCCGCGGGCGGGCAGGACGAGAACTGGCTCACCGAGGAGCAGCTGAGCGGCAACCCGGTGCGGATCTCCGCCGCCGAGTACCAGCGGCACTTCGACACCCTGCCTGCCGAGCTGCGCGCGGCGATGGAGGAGCACTGGGGCCCCGCCCCCGGGTCGCTGTTCGTCGATGACGGGCACGTCGTCTTCGCCGCGCTGCGGGCCGGCAACGTCGTGGTGATGGTCCAGCCGCCGCGCGGCTTCGGGGAGAACCCGATCGCGATCTACCACGACCCGGACCTGCCGCCCTCGCACCACTACCTGGCCGCGTACTGGTGGCTCCGGTCGGTGTTCGGCGCGCACGCGATGGTGCACGTCGGCAAGCACGGCAACCTCGAGTGGCTGCCCGGCAAGACCGTCGGGATGTCAGCGGCCTGCGGGCCGGACGCCGCGCTCGGCGACCTGCCGCTGGTCTACCCGTTCCTGGTCAACGACCCGGGTGAGGGCACCCAGGCCAAGCGCCGGGCGCACGCCACCCTGGTCGACCACATGGTCCCGCCGATGGCCCGGGCCGACTCCTACGGCGACATCGCCCGGCTGGAGCAGCTGCTCGACGAGCACGCCAACATCGCCGCGATGGACCCGGGCAAGCTGCCCGCCGTCCGGCAGCAGATCTGGACGCTGCTGCAGGCCGCCAAGCTCGACCACGACCTGGGCCTGGCCGAGCGGCCGGAGGACGACCACTTCGACGAGATGATCCTGCACGTCGACGGCTGGCTGTGCGAGATCAAGGACTCCCAGATCCGCGACGGCCTGCACGTGCTGGGCACCCCGCCCTCCGGGCAGGACCGGGTCGACCTGGTGCTGGCGATGCTGCGGGCGCGGCA comes from the Modestobacter italicus genome and includes:
- the cobG gene encoding precorrin-3B synthase codes for the protein MSSPALPAAAPSRDRVDACPGALQTHAAADGGLARVRVPGGTLDAEQLRALAAAARELGDGHLELTSRGNLQLRGLAPGAEAELGARLADAGLLPSETHERVRNVLASTLSGRTAAGHVDVRPWVRDLDAGLRADPVLAGLPGRFLATLDDGRGDVAGLGGDVGLLALSPGTVALILAGTDSGLRAAPADAVALALAAARAFLAERVDQGSSAWRLAELTDGPARVAARLGGQDGPRVRVPEAPVTGPVGAAGQLDGRTALIGVLPLGRLSADQADMLARLAAEVQLTPWRSVVVPDLAEDAVDDAAVDLFRTGVVFDEASPWLQVTTCAGRPGCAKALADVRADATAAVRAGTLPADGARQHWVGCERRCGRPQGDVVDVVATPTGYRIEED
- a CDS encoding DUF4383 domain-containing protein, giving the protein MTHALHLPHWSSSADGEEAGLVPAVHRIGAVVVAAVIAAFGVLGLVNGLAYFSTDGQRVAGLSSNGLLSTISLVTALVLVVAAFRSSRVASTTMLVIGVLFLVSALANLAVLETDLNVLAFSMANVIFSIVAGLVLLTLGAYGRVSGNLPPDSPYRAEGGGDVPDDEDTSQQLPETPAERAAERAMRDAELAVVEHRATPDQQRRVTAMAEVRTRADRRAVWMSFDRASLG
- a CDS encoding tetratricopeptide repeat protein; translation: MTQPDARQPHDIDLHSEYLRADLFLAMGQPIEAAKVLEGVLEAEPDNQAALELLARSYFGSAQLTRAETSLTRLVELAPANGWARRALARTLERQSRAADATVHHRVADALGA
- a CDS encoding hemerythrin domain-containing protein, translating into MLRASRSPSPLRVPGQAAAPDGPVDLATMYLVHWGFRRDLAAFAAAVPRTPVADLVTWNRLSRRFTLFADVLHKHHAGEDAGLWPLLAERGADPAALAALEAEHADLDPLLAGCTAGLRALAAGSVAPSTHPRLCAAVDGLQATLGAHLAHEERVGMVLVQQHLQQSDWDRVDRDHLATQYRARDVPAALGWVMAGLPTGAERHLALPHPAVLAAGRVLGRLRRRSDARTFGAGLGT
- a CDS encoding gluconate:H+ symporter: MTVLAAEVDHTSSQPLLVVAALLGIAVVVVLITVLKVHPFLALILGSAVLGVVAGVGVSDIVASFSAGVGSTVGNVGLLIALGAMIGGLLTASGGADRVVNRIVDRVSPRALPWAMGGVAALIGIPLFFEIGVVLLIPIVLLVAHRSEQPVLRVGIPALAGLSVLHGFVPPHPGPLVAIDALGASLGLVLLFGLVLAVPAVIVAGPVFGSFISRRLHVATPTALVGAAVGGRETGTAGAGTTDAEERDLLDTGDSARPAEGARRQPGFGATVATVLLPVVLMGLGAIGELTLDEGTALRTVSNTLGTPVIALLIGVVVAMFTLGTAVGFGRQRISDTIGGSLPAIAGILLIVAAGGGFKQLLVDSGISGLIADAAEGADLSPLLLGWLVAVGIRLATGSATVATITAAGIVAPLAEGLDSPTVALLALAVGAGSLFFSHVNDAGFWLVKEYFGMTVGQTIKSWSVMETLISVVGLIGVLLLNLVV
- a CDS encoding family 43 glycosylhydrolase, with amino-acid sequence MPSPTSHRRTAAAGALLALGLLAPAFTGTAQAAPPPSAGAQASIEPVIDANFPDPDILVVDGVYHAYATNNEGQNVQHQTSTDLVHWTPQPDAAPVLGDWVGPCSFAPGGATDNCVWAPEVSAVEGGYALYYTARDESSQLQCIGVATSASPNGPFVPVGTEPLVCPTGQDGTPALGGAIDASTYREGGQLYLLWKADGNCCAGKTAIIYLQPLSADGTTLTGPPTELIRRDQPFEGNVVEAPTLVERNGTYYLFYSANDFAGGGYRTNYATSTSLTGPYVKSRTELMTTDRFQGDVRGPGGQDVVTNPDGSTSIVFHGWDPTYSYRAMYVSDLDWSATGVPSVAAASTRYQAEDGVVTNARVVADDTASGLAKVGGLDAPDSSVTVQVYAEKAGPATLGIRYANGSVDATGPVLATDTLTVNGRSAGTVTFLHTTWGNWQLLEQQVKLQKGWNTVTLTKATAFAEIDAIDVYAADHGPAPSAPPVVPATAVRYEAEDGVVTHARVVDDPNASAGAKVGGLDFADSSVTLQVFADKAGPATLGIRFANGSDRGGYPVESTDTVTVNGQDAGVVTFWHTRWDNWTTVEHPVKLQKGWNTVTLTRGTFYAELDAVDVY
- a CDS encoding FKBP-type peptidyl-prolyl cis-trans isomerase, translating into MNRRTAPRLLLTLAVAVSLTACGGDDEGSSAASGGTSSSCESRPPTTEAPAGVSADLAVKPEAPCYDAAPPADLVVSDVVVGTGAEAVAGSTATMKYVGAFYETGEEFDSSWSRGADETFPVTVGAGQVIEGFDQAVEGMQVGGRRMVVIPSDLGYGPNGSGPIPGDATLVFIIDCVGVA
- a CDS encoding CynX/NimT family MFS transporter, with translation MASGTATGVRVGAAPRSGLLLAGILLIAANLRAAITSVGPVIEDVRTDLDIGGATASVLISLPLVAFAVVSPVAPALARRIGTERALGAALAVLAVATVVRSLPSTPALWVGTAFLGIAIAVINVLLPSLVKREYPDRIGQVTGLYSSVQGAAAALASGFAVPLAGTTQHGWRLALGIWAGLGLIALAVFLPQLRRRTVPPAATSAAVRHRSPWGSALGWQVTVFMGMQSTIYYTLITWWPSVERAHGVSAAAAGWHLFAMQVAGLLSNLATARLIPRFPDQRWLLLGATGLFATAIAGQLALPGASLLWIVVAGAGGGACIVLALSLFGLRTRDHHQAAALSGMAQSVGYALAAAGPILLGALHDATGSWTAPLVVLLGVLVVQAVAGVQAGRARLL
- the cobN gene encoding cobaltochelatase subunit CobN, whose product is MSSRTYTLLSTSDTDLLSARSCPADWRLGNPTRLGAAGMVELAIGSDLVVVRILGVRRQYEEMLAPLLAGPAPVVVLGGETVPDAELMELSTVPMGVATEAHGYLAQGGPDNLAQLHRFLGDTVLLEGEGFEPPSVAPEWGVLERESRGTGPTVAVLYYRAHHLSGNTAFVEALCTAIEDAGGRALPVFTASLRTVEPGLVDVLRTADALVVTVLAAGGSRPATAQAGGDDGAWDVGELAKLDVPVVQGLCLTSSRADWAASDDGLSPLDVGNQVAIPEFDGRLISVPFSFKETDADGLTSYVADPERAARVAGTAVAHARLRHTPPGERRIVVMLSAYPTKHARIGNAVGLDTPASVVRLLAAMQGQGYDIGPFDGPDALPGVADLDGDALVHALIAAGGQDENWLTEEQLSGNPVRISAAEYQRHFDTLPAELRAAMEEHWGPAPGSLFVDDGHVVFAALRAGNVVVMVQPPRGFGENPIAIYHDPDLPPSHHYLAAYWWLRSVFGAHAMVHVGKHGNLEWLPGKTVGMSAACGPDAALGDLPLVYPFLVNDPGEGTQAKRRAHATLVDHMVPPMARADSYGDIARLEQLLDEHANIAAMDPGKLPAVRQQIWTLLQAAKLDHDLGLAERPEDDHFDEMILHVDGWLCEIKDSQIRDGLHVLGTPPSGQDRVDLVLAMLRARQIWGGAVALPGLRQALGLTEDGTAGLHETDRVEALAEALVAGMEERGWTAAAIADVVTGVLGTTDDQVTEVLRFAVDEVVPRLERTTDELDMTLHALEGGYVPAGPSGSPLRGLVNVLPTGRNFYSVDPRAIPSRLAWETGSAMAESLVERYQADHDGQFPRSVGLSVWGTSAMRTSGDDVAEVLALLGVRPVWDDASRRVTGLEPIDLDELGRPRIDVTVRISGFFRDAFPHVVTMLDDAVTLVAGLSEAPEQNYVRDHVEADLAAHGDRRRATTRVFGSKPGAYGAGLLSLIDSRDWRGDADLAEVYAVWGGYAYGRDLDGVNARPDMEAAYKRIAVAAKNVDTREHDIADSDDYFQYHGGMVATVRALTGSSPEAYIGDSTRPEQVRTRSLVEETSRVFRARVVNPKWLAAMRRHGYKGAFELAATVDYLFGYDATTGVVADWMYEKLAQTYVLDPENREFMEKSNPWALHGIAERLLEAVDRKMWAEPDPALLAELQQAYLDTEGDLEGGDTPARSVVR